CGGCAATACGTCTTTCAGCATGCCGCTGAATACCGGATAGATACTATCCGCTACGGATATGCGGGAGGCAGTTCGGGCGCACATCTGTCGGCCGTATCCGCATTGCGCGATCCTGGGACTAAAGTGTTGGTCGGTTTTGCCGGTGTATACGATTACAATATGTTTGGTGGTGACGATAAACCCTATTTCGCACCCAACACTACCGAGTTCAAACGTGAAATATCACCCGCGTCCATGATTCCGGTTTCAAGTCCGGCTGTTTTTCTCGGACATGGGTTGGGCGATTTTCTTGTGGGATACGTGCAAAGCACTAATTTTGCTTCCTGGCTTGCTAAACAGGGCCTTGAAGTCGAACTTCACCTTTATCCCTATTATTCCCATGCATTCAATCATCCCGGAATTACAGATATGTTTCCTAAACTGATGGATGAAGTGGAACATTTCCTGCAAATTCATCTATGAACGGAACTTCGATACCGTTCGTTAGTATATGAACACATTTGCACAAAAAAAGCCCTTTTCGGGTAGGATTAATAAAATAAAAGTGGGAGGTAACCTATAAATTAACCCATATATTATAGGCTCCTGGATATCTTTGTCTATATAAACTAATGCCACGATGAAAAAGAAAAATCTAATTAAAACACTCTTCTTAATAGGAATGCTACTGGGAGGAACCATCTCACCGGTAGTAGCTTCCTCTTCACCGGATAACTGGTGGCCTGTTCAGAAAAGGCCCGGTTACATCTTGAAATGTACACTGTCCCAGCCTGGTGATATTCGTGAGATGAATGTTGCCCAATCCTTATGCGGACTTGCTGCGCAAGCTGTAAACGAGGGTATCGGCAACGAGGGACTTTGGGTTGAGAATCGTACACCGGATTATCAACTGTATTATAAAGCCTGGTTGAAACGCCTCAAAGTAAAGGAACAGGGCGCCCTGAATACTTGGGAAGTCGTGAAACGCTTTCAAAAGCAAGGCTATATAAAAGGTTACATCTTATATGATTATAACCGGAAAGACAACTCCATCAATCTGGCAACCGCACAAGCTGGCATCCTGAAAGGAATTCTGGTAGATATAACGTTGGAAGAACAGGCTAAAGCATCCGGTTTGAAGAAATTGTATGACGCTAGCAAGGAGAATCTGACCCAGTCTTGGTTTGACGAACACAAATCTCGAATGAATAATAACTTCATCGTCCTGACTAATCCGTCGATAGCCAACAATCGTGATTATGCCATTGCCCATAAGGGAATGGTTTATTACGGCGTGGACGAATTGCTGGATACTATACTGGAGTGGGTACGCCCCTTGTCACCGGTGATAGGCTGGAATAGCGGACCGGAATTTCAGCATATCGCCCCCTGTTCCTACTGGGGATTAATTAATACAGCTTCCGACTGGTGCATGAATCTGCCCATGCTCTCCATCACCGGCAATGAAAAAATAAAAAAGATTAAAACTGTTAATCCGGCCCGGATAAATTGGGAATCTGATGCAATTTATCATTCCTTTGTGATGAGCGACGGAGATAATATGCAGTGGACATTGGGGAGTTTTATCAATAATCCTGACTTTTGGAGCAACGAACATAATGGCAAGATTCCCATGTCATTCACCACGTGTATGGTCAACCTGTCAATGGCTGCTCCCGATGTGCTTAATGTACTGATGA
The DNA window shown above is from Bacteroides faecium and carries:
- a CDS encoding GxGYxYP domain-containing protein, whose protein sequence is MKKKNLIKTLFLIGMLLGGTISPVVASSSPDNWWPVQKRPGYILKCTLSQPGDIREMNVAQSLCGLAAQAVNEGIGNEGLWVENRTPDYQLYYKAWLKRLKVKEQGALNTWEVVKRFQKQGYIKGYILYDYNRKDNSINLATAQAGILKGILVDITLEEQAKASGLKKLYDASKENLTQSWFDEHKSRMNNNFIVLTNPSIANNRDYAIAHKGMVYYGVDELLDTILEWVRPLSPVIGWNSGPEFQHIAPCSYWGLINTASDWCMNLPMLSITGNEKIKKIKTVNPARINWESDAIYHSFVMSDGDNMQWTLGSFINNPDFWSNEHNGKIPMSFTTCMVNLSMAAPDVLNVLMNSQPRNVSLAEYGGGYYYPDLFASKRADREGLLRSFARIVNVHMQKMGIKAFGFICHKIDSKEALDAYRVFAEELEGIAGMLAVQYSPYNGGYGKVFWVKDRKGNDIPVISARGQIWANQEKEKSGTPSQIAAVINEDATSKIPEGEIAWTIVHAWSRFEKESKDSIVSAPQNSRSPRGVTPVYWCKQLLDKKVQVVPVDELLWRLRIKHVNRDSAINSN